The DNA segment GTCGGGCGAACTCATGGGCAAGTCATACACTTTCTCGAACTTAAAATAAAGCCAACTGCCGAGCGGAATCACCACCGCCGCCGTCACCAGCCCGGCCAGCACATCCACCACGTAGTGGTAGCGACAATAGACGGTCGAAAGGCAAAGAAGGAAGGCGACCGCCAGATGGGCGTAGCGGATGCGGCGCAAATAGCGGAACGAGAAGTACACCGTGCACAACGCCACCGCCACGTGGCTGCTCGGAAACGCAGCGCCCGGCGCTTCAAACACGCGGTAGATCCACTTCATAATCTGGAAGAAACCGCCGACCTGAACTGCCTCGGGATAAGCGTCCGTCCCGGCCAGTTGCTGTGCAGCCTCCGGCAGCACATAGCCATCCACCTGCCGGAAGAACGCCCGGGACCCAATTACGGGCAAAATGATGTACGTCAGGTAACAGAAATAGAACAGAAAAGAGACCACCGACACGTAGTGGAAGAACTGCTGGCGGCTGCGCAGAAACAACGCGACCCCCACCCCGACGATCATGATATAATACGAGAAGTAACTCGCATAGAAGAGCTCGCTGACAGCCAGCCAGGGCAGCCTTTCCATGAAAAGGACACTGGGCTGGCAGCCGAAGATCTGCTGCTCCCACTGGGCCACCATCGGATCGAGGAAGTCCTTGAAGAACATGCGGTTCAGCAACCCGGTCTCGCAGAAGAACGCCGTATAGAGCAGCACCGGGTAGAAGTGGCGCAGGAAATCCAGCAACCAGCCCCGCCGGCTGCGGGCGTGCGCCTGGATGAGGCAATGCACCACCACCAACCCGGCTGCGTGAGCCCCCACCAGACTCGGCCAGTTCGGCACAGTGGCGTCGTGAAAAACCAGTATCAGCGCTCCTACCAGTGCGATGTAGGCTTGCGTCGCGTAGTCAACAAATGTGTAGTGCGTCACAGCCAGTTCTGCTCCCGATACCAAAGCAGGGTTTCCGCGATGCCTTGTTTGAGCGTGGTGGCGCAGAGGCCGCCGACTTCACGCTCCAACCGCGTGGGGTCGCACACCCAGCCGGGCGCGCGCAACTCGGCGAATTTCTGCAGGCTTAGGACGCTGGGTTGGCCGGTCAGGCGCGACCAGCCTTCCCGCGCCAGGCATACTGGCCAAAGCATCCAGGTGGGCAGCGGCAGCGGCAGTGTCCAGACGTTCATCTGCGCGGCCACTTCATCCGCCAGGGTGCGCGCGGTCACCACTTCCCGGCCCGCAACAAAGTAGGTCCGGCCCGCCGCGGCCGCATGGGTGAGGCAGGCCACGACCGTTTCCGCCAGGTCCTTGGCGAAAACCAGGCTCAATGCCTGAGTTTCGCACAGTCTGGGCAACACGTGCTTCCTCACCGCGCGGAACAACCGCAGGAATTCGCCGTCGCGCGGACCGTACACTGCCGGCGGCCGCAAGATGACATGCTCCGCGTGGCAATGGTTCCTCACCTCCAGTTCGCCCGCCAGCTTGCTCTTGCCGTACTCGGACACCGGCGCGGGAGAGTCTTCCTCGAGCGCGGGCTTTTCCCGCGGGGCAGGCCCGGCGGCGGCCAGGCTCGAAATATGCACCAACCGCTGCACCCGGCCTTTCTGCTCGTTGACGGCTGAAACCACCTCGCGCGTCCCAGCCTGGTTCGCCTCGTAGAACCCGGCGATCCGGCCTGCGCGCGTCGCCCCCGCGCAATGAATAACGTGAGTGATGTCCGTCATCGCCCGCCGGAGGCTTCCCAAATCACCGATTGAGCCCGGGCGCACCTCAACGTCCGCCAGGTGCCGCGTGATAAACCGGTGGTTGCTGCCGGGCCGGAGCAGCAGGGCTGTGGGCAAACCGCGCCCGCGGAGGCTATCGAGGATGTGACTGCCGACGAAGCCGCTCGCTCCTGTGAGCAGGATCTTCAATTAAACCAGGCCGAGCTCCTTGCCGACCTTTCCCAACTTGTCCAAAGCGAAATCAACCTGATTGTCAGTGTGCGTCGCCATCAGGCTGATGCGGATCAACTCCTGCCCGGGCGCGACTGCCGGTGAGACGACCGGGTTGACGAACAGGCCCTCCTCCTGCAGCCGCTTGCACATCCTGAAGGCCAGCATCAA comes from the Candidatus Paceibacterota bacterium genome and includes:
- a CDS encoding phosphatase PAP2 family protein → MTHYTFVDYATQAYIALVGALILVFHDATVPNWPSLVGAHAAGLVVVHCLIQAHARSRRGWLLDFLRHFYPVLLYTAFFCETGLLNRMFFKDFLDPMVAQWEQQIFGCQPSVLFMERLPWLAVSELFYASYFSYYIMIVGVGVALFLRSRQQFFHYVSVVSFLFYFCYLTYIILPVIGSRAFFRQVDGYVLPEAAQQLAGTDAYPEAVQVGGFFQIMKWIYRVFEAPGAAFPSSHVAVALCTVYFSFRYLRRIRYAHLAVAFLLCLSTVYCRYHYVVDVLAGLVTAAVVIPLGSWLYFKFEKVYDLPMSSPDHELTTRGPL
- a CDS encoding NAD-dependent epimerase/dehydratase family protein; the protein is MKILLTGASGFVGSHILDSLRGRGLPTALLLRPGSNHRFITRHLADVEVRPGSIGDLGSLRRAMTDITHVIHCAGATRAGRIAGFYEANQAGTREVVSAVNEQKGRVQRLVHISSLAAAGPAPREKPALEEDSPAPVSEYGKSKLAGELEVRNHCHAEHVILRPPAVYGPRDGEFLRLFRAVRKHVLPRLCETQALSLVFAKDLAETVVACLTHAAAAGRTYFVAGREVVTARTLADEVAAQMNVWTLPLPLPTWMLWPVCLAREGWSRLTGQPSVLSLQKFAELRAPGWVCDPTRLEREVGGLCATTLKQGIAETLLWYREQNWL